The window GATGCCAACGTTTTTATATACGGCGAGAGCGGAACAGGGAAAGAGCTGGCGGCCAGAATGCTCCATGCGGTAAGCCCAAGACACAAAGCACCATTTGTGGCCATGAACTCCGCTGCCATACCCGAATCGCTGATGGAGAGCGAGCTTTTCGGCCACGAGAAGGGAGCTTTCACAGGGGCGGACAGGCGCAAAAGAGGCTTTTTTGAACAGGCGCAGGGCGGAACGGTGTTTATGGATGAGATATCGGAGATGCCCCTTGCCATGCAGACAAAGCTTCTGCGTGTGCTTGAGAACAGGGAAGTTTCGCCGCTGGGCAGTGAAAAGGTGCTGAAGCTCGACATTCGGGTGGTCAGCGCATCGAACAAAAATCTTCTGGAAAAGATTGAGAACAAGGAGTTCCGTGCAGACCTGTTTTACAGGATACACGTTGTCAGGATAGAGCTTCCTCCCCTTCGGGACAGGCGGGAGGATATCCCGCTTCTGTGCGCTCACTTTCTGAATAAATATACTCATCGCTACGGCAGAGACGGCAAAGTGATTTCCGGGGATGCCATGGACAGGATGATGTCATACGACTGGCCGGGCAATGTCCGTGAGCTTGAAAACGTTATAGAGTGCGCCGTGGTGATGTCCCCTGCGGATGTTATAAAGGCCGAAAGCATTAAGTTTGCGCAGAATCAGGACAGTTTCGCACAGGTATACAGAGAGGCCAAAAGGCAGTTTGAAGAGGTTTTTCTCCGACAGCTGATGGAGCGCACAAAGGGGAACATAAGCAAGGCTTCGAAACTGTCGGATATCTACAGAGCCGACCTGTACGACCTTTTGAAAAAGCATTCCATAGACCCTGCCGATTTCAGATAATTAAAACGCCGCTCCCGTTGTTCGGTTGCGGCGTTACCCGGAAAATTACGGAAGTCGGATGATGCGTTGTTGGCGTTATTTCATCATTTTTTTAGCTGATTCGCATTTCTGCATTTCTTCTTTGGTCAGCATTGTTTTAGCGGGATTTTTTGCGTATTCCTCGCATTTTTTCATCTCTGCCGGAGTCATTTTCATCATTTCTTTTTTAACAGCAGGTGCTGCGGGAGAAGATGACATGTCTGTCATAGAGTCTGCCGCCAGCGCTGCGCCTGACATCATAAGTATTGCTACGAAGACTGATGCAAAAAGAGCTGTTTTTCTCATGGTTGACCTCCTGAGTCAATGTTGTGATGTTGGTATATCCGCAACGCTGATGCCAGTTTTGATGTGTTTGGTAAGTTGTTTGATTCCAATGATTTATGGTTGTGGAGAGTTTGGGGCGGCAAGTTAATATCCGGTAAGTTTCTTACCGGCAGGTAAGAAACTTATCAGTCTGCGTCGTCTATTCCGTATTCTTCAAGTTTTTTTCTGAGGGTCAGCCGGCTGAGTCCCAGAATCTGTGCGGCTTTGGTCTTGTTGTTGTCAGACATTGAGTACACGGCGAGGATATGCTGTTTCTCAACATCTTTAAGGGGGAGCATGCGGCAGGTCTCCGCCTGAACAACTGCGGTGTTGCGGGGTTTGATGCAGAGTTCGGGCATTGTTCCGAAAAGAGCCGTCCGCTCCATTATGTTTCTAAGCTCCCGAACGTTTCCCGGCCAGCCGTAGTTCAGGACGGTCTGAATGTCATGCTGTGAGAGTGTCATGGGCGGTTTGTTCATCTTGCGTCTGTATCTGTCCAGATAATACTGAGCCAGCTCGACACTGTCTTCGCCCCTTGCGGCCAGAGGCGGAATTTTCAGATTGACCACATTAAGCCTGAAGAAAAGGTCTTCACGGAATTTTCCTTCCTTAACAAGCTCTTCCAGATCTCTGTGGGTAGCCGTTATGATACGCACGTTGACCTTTGTCTCCCTTGTTGCGCCCAGTTTGTAAAAGGTTCCGTTCTCCAGAAATCTCAGCAGTTTGACCTGAGTTGTCATTGGCAGATCGCCTATTTCGTCCATGAACAGCGTGCCGCCGGAAGCCATCTCGATAAGCCCTTTTTTACTCTTTCTGGCATCGGTGAAGGCTCCCTGCTCATAGCCGAAAAGTTCCGATTCAACAAGCTGTTCCGGCAGTCCGGCGGAGTTGATGCTCATGAACGGGCGTTCCTTTCTGGGTGAAAGCCTGTGTATGGCCTCGGCCACCAGTTCCTTCCCTGTTCCGGTCTCGCCTGATATCAGCACACGGGTTTCGTCCGACTGTGCGGCCAGAGTTATCTGCTGTTTGAGTTTCTGCATGATCTCCGAACTGCCCACAATGGCATCCAGAGAGGATTTATTCTTCATGGCGTTTATTGCGCCCAGATTCTGTTTTGCGAGTTTAAGGGAAAGAGCGTTGTTCACACAGAGGTGGAGGTCTTCCAGTTCGAACGGCTTGTTAACATAGTCGAATGCGCCCATCTTAAGGGTTTTAACGGCCATTTGAACTTCGGGAAAGGCTGTGACGACGATTGCCTCCGTTCCGCCGGGCGAGTTTTTCAGAAGGGGCAGCAGGTCTGTTCCTTCGCCGTCGGGCAGGCTGACATCCAGTATCGCCACATCAAAATCCTCGTACATCAGTGCGTTCTTTGCGCTGGCAAAGGTGTTCGTCAGTGTCGTTTCATACTCTTTCGAAAATGACCGCACAAGGGATTTTCCCAGCAGAAGGTCGTCTTCAACTATCAGAATCTTGCTTTTCATTGTTTATACTCTTAATGGATATTTCTGTTCTGAGGCCAATGGCCGTGTTTTCGGCGTGTATCTTCCATCCGGCGGATTTTATGATATCGTTCACGATGGCAAGCCCCAGCCCTGTCCCGCCCTGCCTTGTGGTGTAGAAGGGTTTGAACATTTTTTCAGGCTCTTTTGCCCCGCCGCCGGAATCTGTTATCGAGAGGGTGTAGCCACCTGCGGTCTGTCTGAGGATTATGTCTATTATGCCGCCGCCCTTTTCTGTGAGCGCCTGAACTGAGTTGAGCAGAATATTGAACACGACCTGCCTCAGTTGCATCTCATCGCATACCACAATTCCGTCTGCGGCGGAAAGATTAACTGCTATGCCGTTGCGTTCCGTCTCCTTTTCAAGGGTGGTGACGACTTCCGTAAGCACGTCCGCAATTCGTACCGGCTTATATTCCGCCTCCGGTTTGCGGCCGAACTTCGTCACTGATTTCAGAAATGCGGAGAGCTTGTCCACCTGCGAGATGATAAGTCCGATGAATTCCTTCTCCTCCGGTTCCTGAATCTCAGCTCGAAGCACTTCCAGACTGGTCTTCATGGCCGCCAGCGGATTGCCTATCTCGTGTGCCATGGCGGCGGATATCATACCCAGCGATGCCAGTCTGTCAGCATGCATCAACTGTTCCTGAATGTCTCTGAGCTGTTTCTGATATTCCAGTTCCTTTTCCGTCATTCCGGCCAGTTCGTCCACCTGTTCGGCTATTCTGGTTTCCAGATTTTTGTTCAGGTGTTCCAGTTCCAGAGTGCTTTTTTTCAGCCCCAGCGCAGTGGTGCGGATGGCATGGCCGATGTCGTCCAACTCGTTTATCCCCGTCTCCTGAAATTTTTTATCCGGAGCATCGGTAATGAAACCCACAACGTGCCTGACCTTGCGTATCAGGTTTGCGGACACTGCCAGAGTGAACAG of the Seleniivibrio woodruffii genome contains:
- a CDS encoding sigma-54-dependent transcriptional regulator; this encodes MAKVLIVDDDISLLEILRMRFQSCGFTPHAAQSAGEALAMLKSDVFDAAVFDMRLGSETGLELLREAHAIDSGLPVIFLTAYGTINDAVEAMKQGAYSYLTKPFDHRELIEKVADAVERCSHSRRILRVNDDDSPVAVTIIGCSEKTRRVRERIAAAGQSDANVFIYGESGTGKELAARMLHAVSPRHKAPFVAMNSAAIPESLMESELFGHEKGAFTGADRRKRGFFEQAQGGTVFMDEISEMPLAMQTKLLRVLENREVSPLGSEKVLKLDIRVVSASNKNLLEKIENKEFRADLFYRIHVVRIELPPLRDRREDIPLLCAHFLNKYTHRYGRDGKVISGDAMDRMMSYDWPGNVRELENVIECAVVMSPADVIKAESIKFAQNQDSFAQVYREAKRQFEEVFLRQLMERTKGNISKASKLSDIYRADLYDLLKKHSIDPADFR
- a CDS encoding sigma-54-dependent transcriptional regulator, with protein sequence MKSKILIVEDDLLLGKSLVRSFSKEYETTLTNTFASAKNALMYEDFDVAILDVSLPDGEGTDLLPLLKNSPGGTEAIVVTAFPEVQMAVKTLKMGAFDYVNKPFELEDLHLCVNNALSLKLAKQNLGAINAMKNKSSLDAIVGSSEIMQKLKQQITLAAQSDETRVLISGETGTGKELVAEAIHRLSPRKERPFMSINSAGLPEQLVESELFGYEQGAFTDARKSKKGLIEMASGGTLFMDEIGDLPMTTQVKLLRFLENGTFYKLGATRETKVNVRIITATHRDLEELVKEGKFREDLFFRLNVVNLKIPPLAARGEDSVELAQYYLDRYRRKMNKPPMTLSQHDIQTVLNYGWPGNVRELRNIMERTALFGTMPELCIKPRNTAVVQAETCRMLPLKDVEKQHILAVYSMSDNNKTKAAQILGLSRLTLRKKLEEYGIDDAD
- a CDS encoding sensor histidine kinase translates to MKIFKSITGRLVPAFLITALIPTLLLSASVYFSAKQSALLSSQNMIDEQFSMVDSLIDRILVASATELSVVEAHESFRKFIINKNPDELVQEFSGIMMRHPEFLQIKFIDEHGMEQIRLNRASKGLSRTKQSDLQSMSGKYYFRQAIQTPDKYVYVSGLDPNVDREHTRRLVARIGIKVEHGGRTLGILLINLDGNYIFKNILPMAGSKPTKAMLINSSGRYISYDGRSFKEYAREEIMTRFGISADSILGGLNISQKRVKNGYLSVMPIKFDNVEGSNLWYVGIYESDKEINSAVFATMRPYLISLCAVFILVLLFTLAVSANLIRKVRHVVGFITDAPDKKFQETGINELDDIGHAIRTTALGLKKSTLELEHLNKNLETRIAEQVDELAGMTEKELEYQKQLRDIQEQLMHADRLASLGMISAAMAHEIGNPLAAMKTSLEVLRAEIQEPEEKEFIGLIISQVDKLSAFLKSVTKFGRKPEAEYKPVRIADVLTEVVTTLEKETERNGIAVNLSAADGIVVCDEMQLRQVVFNILLNSVQALTEKGGGIIDIILRQTAGGYTLSITDSGGGAKEPEKMFKPFYTTRQGGTGLGLAIVNDIIKSAGWKIHAENTAIGLRTEISIKSINNEKQDSDS